A window of Castanea sativa cultivar Marrone di Chiusa Pesio chromosome 1, ASM4071231v1 contains these coding sequences:
- the LOC142639979 gene encoding uncharacterized protein LOC142639979 yields the protein MPEVDDDENIALKEKGTHSLHGDHGEKKDNPPATPIQDLSSPLDKRFVPKAPFPQRLISPQKSAQFGDILEVFKQVQINIPFLDAIQQVPAYAKFLIDLVTMKRKTNVPKKAFLTEQVSSIIQNKYPVKCKDPRSSTISCKIGDRLIERALLDLGASVNLMPCLVYLQLGLVELKPTTMTLQLADRSVKIPRDTEPALNANTQIHVILGHPFLATSNALINCRSGVMKISFGNMTVELNIFDISKQVPDNENICEVNMIGNLVHDTLIQSSCEDPLKDCLTLFDCNLDIEKSIEEVNALLDSVPLLSTDSWQPKVVPFPLSSSPLSSTVEPPKLDDLWEHQLISIVQEHKEAIGWKIVDIKGISSSVVMQRIHLEDTTKASQHVFDPGKLRSRWTGPFIVYTVYPHGAIEIDNPKNGDMFKVNGQRLKPFLELEPLEVEEVLLDDLVYQD from the exons ATGCCAGAAGTGGACGATGATGAAAATATTGCGTTAAAGGAAAAAGGTACTCATAGTTTACATGGTGATCATGGAGAAAAGAAGGACAACCCACCCGCCACTCCAATTCAGGATCTTAGTTCCCCCCTTGATAAAAGGTTTGTTCCTAAAGCTCCATTTCCTCAAAGGTTAATCAGTCCTCAGAAAAGTGCACAATTTGGagacattttagaggtttttaagCAAGTGCAAATTAACATTCCATTTCTTGATGCAATTCAGCAAGTTCCTGCTTATGCCAAGTTTCTAATAGATCTTGTGACAATGAAGAGAAAGACAAATGTCCCTAAAAAGGCATTTTTGACCGAGCAAGTCAGTTCAATTATTCAGAATAAATATCCAGTGAAATGTAAGGACCCAAGATCTTCTACAATCTCATGCAAGATTGGGGATCGTCTCATTGAGCGAGCTTTGCTAGATTTAGGGGCAAGTGTGAACCTAATGCCATGTTTAGTTTATTTACAGCTAGGTTTGGTGGAGTTAAAACCAACAACCATGACACTTCAATTAGCTGATAGGTCTGTGAAAATCCCTAGAG ACACTGAGCCTGCTCTAAATGCCAATACACAAATCCATGTCATTTTGGGTCACCCTTTCTTAGCCACATCCAATGCTTTGATCAATTGTCGAAGTGGTGTGATGAAGATTTCTTTTGGAAATATGACTGTTGAGCTTAATATCTTTGACATAAGTAAGCAAGTACCAGATAATGAGAATATATGTGAGGTTAACATGATTGGGAACCTAGTCCATGATACTCTCATACAATCAAGTTGTGAAGATCCCCTAAAGGATTGCTTAACCCTTTTTGATTGCAATTTGGatattgaaaaatcaattgaggAAGTCAATGCATTGTTGGATTCTGTTCCTCTTTTAAGTACTGATAGCTGGCAGCCAAAAGTGGTCCCTTTTCCACTTTCTTCATCTCCACTCTCATCTACTGTAGAACCACCAAAGTTGGATGACTTATGGGAACACCAATTGATAAGTATAGTTCAAGAACACAAGGAAGCTATAGGTTGGAAAATTGTTGATATTAAGGGTATTAGTTCCTCTGTGGTTATGCAAAGAATTCACTTGGAAGACACTACAAAAGCTTCCCAACATGTTTTTGATCCAGGCAAGTTACGATCTCGATGGACTGGTCCATTCATAGTTTACACTGTTTATCCCCATGGTGCTATTGAGATTGACAATCCTAAAAATGGTGATATGTTTAAAGTTAATGGCCAACGTTTGAAACCATTTTTAGAACTTGAGCCTCTAGAAGTTGAAGAAGTCCTCTTGGATGATCTTGTTTATCAGGATTGA